TTGAGGTAGAGGCTtactgcgtagccctggctggtctggactacttgcctctgcctcctgagtgctaggattaaaggtttgtaccatAATGCCAAGCTAAACTTCCATTCTCTCTGATTTAGCTAGGATGCAGTTGTAACTTCCTGTTTCATCTGCCCAATTCTGGTCCTACCTTTCTTCAGTCCTTACTGTTGGGTTTCGGACCCAGGGACTAGGGACTGGGGTGCATATTTTTACCTATCAaaacagacctggcctccaggttctcccaaaatccctcagtccctacctggcataccctgccctgAACCCTAaattttccagcccaggggctgggtgcccttcccccagaggttctTCCCTGtgtattcttcctcctcttccttttcctcttctccccacccctccgcCCTTTCCCCTTAGCCCCTGAGGCATCTCCTCTGGCCTCAATCTTTGGGGCCAGTGAATTCTcccgagagcagcttcccaataaacccgCCTTTAATGTATTCTGATCTGACTTAAACTGACTCATCTGATGGGTGTCAGAGAAATAACTCAGCATACAGCTAAGTTGAGTTTTATAGAATTCTAACTAGTTTATACTTCTTTCCCTCCTGCCTGCCATgggctggaattatagatatatgccaccaggcctggcttccaTACATCCTTCATAATGGAAGTGTGGACCTTTTTTCATGCCCTTAGGAGGTCCTTAGGAGCCAGGACCTAGGTCTTTCCTCACCAATAGTTCTTGCCACCTCTCATTACCATCTGTCTTCCCCGCCTCCCTTCCAAGTTTTATCTGCTCAACACTAGGAAAATGCCGTTGCTCATaacagcacacatctgtaatctcagaactcggTATGCTTAGACAGACAGGGGTATCTTGGGCTATACAGCAAGGCCTTGTCTCACACTAATACCAGTACTGTCCAAGTGGAATTGTATGCTTTACGTGCCTGCTGACCTGCTACCCTAGTTCTAGAAGCTGTGACATTCCTGTATTTACTCTGTATGCATATAGCTATGGAAACTCCTCAGTTGTTGGCTGACTGAGTGTTCAGTGTCCCATTGAAATACATAAATCCCAGGTTCAAGTCTGGGTactgtgttttatctttttagatagTTATTTTTGAGATCATCTCACAAAAccacaggctggcctagaattcttcatatagcccaggccggccttgaattTATGGTaattcctgccttagcctcccaagtactagaatgACTGACCTGAGCCATTctgctcactttttttttaatttgggttgTTTTGAAGGAATTGGAGGAAGTGTCTGGGAGTCAGATCCACTTGTAAGCTAAAAGCCCAGACCTTTGCACTCCTGAGAGCTGTTATGGGGGAGATAATCTTCCAGGAAGTACACTTTCACAATGCTAGACCCTACAGTGGGCTTTAAAGTAtgactttgggggttggggatttagctcagtggtagagtgcttgcctagcaagggcaaggccctgggttcagtccccagctccgaaaaaaaaagaaaaaaaaaaaaacaaataaagtatGACTTTGATTCTAAATTGTTTATCAAGGGACCCAGACCCAGAGTAGCTAAGTAATTTGTTTAGGATGAAAAGCATCAGCAGAGGCAGAAAAGCTGGTCTTCTTGGCTCCCTAGCCCGTGTGTGTTCTTTGCTGGCTAAGGAGACACATTTCATAAGACAAGTGTCACCCGCCCTATGCCACAGCTCCAAGGCCAAGCCCTGAAACGATTCCAGCCCCTGTCCAGTTGTCATTCCCCGAAACATTTGCTTTTAATCCCCAACCTTGCTGATTCCTCacttctggtttcctttcttcttgatgCACAGTCTCCCCTGTGAAGCTTGAATCCTAAAGTTATTCCAGTAAGGGCCTGTGCCTAGGTCAGGATCGAACTGCGCTGGGTTTCTTTCCTCCTGTCACTATACAGGCTTTATGCAGGGCTGAAGCCTGTTGTCTTCCACTAATACCCCTAACAGATGTTGACAGCACCAGCTGTTTGggagggaaagcaggaaggatCAGAGAGGACTGGAATTTAGAAAGATGGCTTGTCCCTTTATCcaaagaggacagaggagagccGTGGCCAAGGTGGCTGTCCAGAGCTCCTGTAGAAGGATGAAGATGGTAATAGCTTGAAAGGAAAAGCATGTGATTCCTTTCTTGGGGTAGCTAGCAGGGGCCTAACTCAAAACTGTGCACTGTTATGCACATTTGTAGAGAATCCTTCTTATCCTGTGaaaccccctcccctcctttgaGGATGAAAAGCATCAGCAgaggcagaaaagttggtcttcttGGATCCCTAGCCTGTgtgtgaagggaagaaaaagaaagaaaaaggaagagagaaagaaaggaagaaaggaaggaagaaaaagagagggccAGTGAGTCCTCTTCTGGGAACTGTCTCCCAGCTAGGCACTTGGAGGTGATTATGATGTCACTTGTAGAATACTCAGATTCTTTCCCACCCTCAAGGTTAATGGAACTGACCGCCCAGCCTCGGCGCCCAGATGAGCAATGGGCCAGGAGTTCTAGCCAACCCTAGCGCCTCTGGGGACAGCAGTCCAGGACAGCGGTTGCAGCCTAACGCTCAATGGTTGTGCCGGACCTTGGGAGGAAGCCAAGGCGAGCAAACTTCCAGAGCCACGCCCAGCCACGCCCCCATCCTTCTGTCCCTTCCCTTACCAGTTCTCGTGTATCTCTCATGGTTGCAGCCAGACTTTTCCTCACTCCATCTTCTAATCGTTACTGTCGTCCTGACCCACATTGCTGtcagcccagttcttccacaggactcaaCCTCGCAGAGTTCAATGTTGAACCTCAGCTTGGTGGAACCCTCGGCCCAGCTGTAAACTCCAGTTCAGCCCCTAGCTCCACCTCATGCTTGCCCAACCCCCCGCCCGCCTCCCCCCCCCTCGTCTTCCAGCCCGGGTCTAAGCGTCAGCAGTCGTGTTCTTCATCCGGGACCTCCGGCTCCTTCCAGGTCCCTTCGTCACACCCTTAACGCCAGTACCTACTTTTGCCTTTACCCTAGTAAAGTGGCACACAGTCTCACACTTAGCTCCTCGCTGGTCCCTGCTTCTAGAAAACCCCAGCCCAGAGGCCCGCCCACAACAGGTACTGGCCCCGCCCCTTCAAGACTCAAGTCCTGGCTCGCCTTCCGGAGGTCAGCCCGGGACCAGTCTTCTTAAACGTGGCGTTGCGGGTATCCTGGCTTCCGGTCTCGTTGGTGACAAGTCTCTCCTCCACTGTGTATGGTACACCCTAACTCCTATCCCCTAACCCCGGACCACCAGACCCATCCCCCTCAGCTCTATCCTTCAGGTTTCCTCCCAATCTCATAGGCCACTTGGTCCTAGGCCCACCCTGCCTCATTTTCCTGACCAGAGAGTAAAGTGACTTACATTAGTGTTAACTCCAACCCAGTGGGAACCCTTCACATTCCTCAAACACAACATCCACTCTTCACTCTCGTATCACACACAATGATGCCAAAAAGTCACAGATACCCCACACGGCACGCCTCCCAGTTTCCCTCCAAGCAGCTTCCAAAGACGGAATGTGTGCGCCTCAAGAAGCAGAGGATAGGTCGGGCAtggtggtggtgcttgcctttaatgcACACACttgcaggtagatctctgagttcgaggccagcttggtcttctTTGTGAGCCAAGGCtatgactcaaaagaaaaaaatggggggtgggggaaggaagccaggtgtggtagcatgtgcctgtgtgcctttattgggaggcagaggcaagcagatctctgagattcgGGTCACGTGGGGCTGaccatgaaaccttgtctcaaaaataaatttaaaggggttggggatttagctcagtggtagagcgcttgcctagcaagcgcaaggccctgggttcggtccccagctccgaaaaaaagaaaaatgaaaaaaaaaataataaatttaaaccCCTAATGGGAGGGGTGGATTACTTGGAATTGCTGGTTAGGGAAGCCTCTAGAACAATAGGACGATTTACCATTGCTGTCAGTGACATTCCAGAACTGAATGGTAAGACCCTGTTGTTAACGATGTCATATGTGTTGGTTACAGGATGAGCCAGAAGTCCTCTTTCCAGTGGCCTAGCTCTTATAGTACCAGAAAGTGCAATGAAGGTCTCTGAGGATCATAGCCCAAAGTTCTATTCAGCTATGGACTTTTCATGTTTCATGATGGAAAGGTCACCACTATAGTACTACAGTAGGTCAGCTACTGCAGTAGTGACACAAGCCATTATGAATAAAACAAAGTTTCTGACTGGGTTTAAGCAAAGCCTCCTCCAAAACAGGAAAATCCACATCTAAGATGTGCCTTAGACCAAACCTGTGACAGCCATTGGTCTGATAAAGGAATATGATGTCCCAGCTTTTATAGCAAAAGAAATACCGTCAAGGCCCACCACCAGCTATACTCTGAAAAATGGGGATAAATAAAAGACTACCCAACCTGAGTTAGATGACCATAGTCAGACTTCTATGTAacctcctccaaggctcagggaccattatGAATGGGGAGGTGGCTTAGGGGGAGGACAGGAATGATTTAAGAGCCCAAGGAAGGGAGGAGTGTCATGTGGCAATTTCCTGACATAAAACCTTTTTGAGGGAAGCCTCTTAAAACACATAGAATATTCTACAGGGAGATCAAACATTCCATCCTTCAGGAAGGTTCCTtaagctcaggaagtaaacaactcaaaggcTATAGGAAATCCCTGAAATTGAGCAGATGCACTAGGCTCCTCCTTCCCCAAACATATTTAAGAGACTGCTTAAGAGACATTCTCAGACAAGTTGAGCTGACTGGAAGCCCCTCCAACCTGTCCAGCTGCCCGCGGGCTGTGCAGCGTGCTCTAGATGTCCAGCTTTCATGAGCTGTCACTCATACTGGAgtggctttggtgatgcagcagTCTTTGTGTCTGCCTCTGTAAGCAGCCCCTTACCCATACCCTTGTAAGTAAACcaattaaactcattggttcaccaagttggacttagATGATATATACCCTTTGATCTGTCATCAGTTCCCTATCTGGGACAAATAGATAATTTTTCACATCTCTCTAGGGACTCTGTCACACAATACTTAGATACACAGTAATTTTGAGGTCAGGCTGGCCTacaagagaccctacctcaagaagaaagggagagggagacagagaggaaagaagaaaaacagcaaagaggATCGAGGAGATATAGTTAGTCCTCCAAAACCTGGTCTCTGAGATGTCAGCCAGTGTGAGCCCTGTCTTAGGAGCCAGGAATGGACAGACTCCCCATAAGGGCCCTAATCCCCAAATTACCTACGTGTCCCTGCTcattctatatctattatctctAGTAAAGAACTCTAGCCTAGAAAAATGCTAATAACGGATTTTAATGCATAAGGCACAGTATAAGGCTGGAATCAGTAAGCATCTTCATACATAAAAGGCCCAGCAGGCTGAGCAAAAGCAGCGAGAACACtgacaccctcccccccaaatcaGGCACCCTGGAGAGCCCCAGAGGAATAAAGGGTCATCCAGTCTTTGGCATGGTGCCTGGGGGCAGGAAATGACTAGCATGGTCCCAGCTACCCTCTGGGGGGCACTGACATCAACCGGGAGCTCTTTGGTCTGGGGAAAGTCAGTGCAAATACCCAGGGGTTGAGTTCTGGAGCCGTTGGGGGTGGCACGGTAACCCCGGGAATGTGAAGTCTCTGGACCATCCTCAGTGCTCAGGGACAACATGTGGCCTTTTTCTTGCTGGCAGTTAGGTACAGGTTTTTGTCATCGCTGTTGATGCCTGAAAAGGGGTGGGAAACATATGAACCAGGGATTGAAGGTATGTACGTTTGCCCCTTGCTCCCTGCCACCGTCAACCAGGAGAGCACTTACGAACAACATCCCCAATGTGCCGAGATCCCGATTTCTCCAGTTCAGCCAGGACATTGGCCTCAAAGGTTAGCGCTGCCACACGGAAGAAGAATTCCCGGACGTTCTCACCTGGCGCGAAGAGCAGAAAACTCAGGGGGACACTAGAACACTGGACCCAGCTTGGATGTCTaagtgagaggagaggcaggcaggcacacgCATGGCAGAAGGCTGGAGCCCCCAACTCACCTGTGAGGGAGGACACTGCCCAATACTCAGCCTTAATCTCTTGGGCCACCTTGAGGGCATCCTTCTCCATTAGGGAATACTGAGCAGGAGTCTGTGGGAAAAATCAGTCAGATTGGGGGTGGGCCCCCTCACCAAGGTGGGAAGGTCCCCCGCtggcacactcacactcagatcCTTCTTGGACCCCACAAGGAAGAGAAGCACGTTGGAAGGGTCATTCTCCTTGAGGGCATCAGCGAGCCACTGCCTGCCACAGATGGTAGATAAGCAGTAAGGGCTGAGTGAGCCAGACAGGCCTCATTCACCAGCTTTCCCATGTCCAGTTACTCGCTTggtcctccacccccaccctgcgTGCCCTGCTTCTTTACTCCAAAGAATTGATCTCAGTTTCCTATGCATTGTTGGCAAGCTTCCACCGCTGAGCTACAGAGACAGTGCTTAGATACACTCTCTTTTCCttatcatcttttctttcttttttttttttttttttttttgagctggggaccgaacccagggccttgcgcttcctaggcaagcgctctaccactgagctaaatccccaacccctcttttttttttttaaagatttattcatttattatatataagtacactgtagctgtcttcagacacaccagaagagggcatcagatcccattacagatggttgtgagccaccatgtggttgctgggaattgaactcaggacctctggaagagcagtcggtgctcctaaccactgagccatctctccagcccctgatcaTCTTTTCTAAACCCTCCCTGGACTTTCCCATCCTGTTCTGGCATCTTCACATACTTGGTGTGTTCCAGGGATGCCACGTCATTCAGGTTGAAGACGATGATGATGGCTGAAAGATTAACAGAAACAGCTGCAGGTTGATAGAAAGGTTGATAAGATGGATGCCTCGTTTTGTCCCTACCCACTAGCTCTCCTTAGACGATTGGTGTGCTCTTAGACTGCCTGCATTTGCAGAGCCAAATCCCTACCTTGTGCTCCTCTGTAGTAGGTGGAAGCGATGCACTTGAACCTCTCCTGACCAGCAGTGTCCCAACTGGAAGAAAGGAGAGTAGAACCCAGATAACAGGGTCTGCAGAATGAGGTGACAAGGCTAGCTGAAAGGGGTGGAAGAGACACTCACAGTTGGAGACTGAAGGGGACACCCAAGACTTCAAATCGTTCCATCTCAAAATCCACTCCGATGGTAGCCTTGTAATTCTTATCGAAGGTGTCTTTGCAGAACCTAAGGAGACGCCAAGTAGCCTGTAGCCCGGCCCACCTTGTTGAAACTGATCCAGTCGCATCCTTGCCCAGCCAAGCTCCAGTACCCTGTTACCTATTAATAAGACAGGTCTTCCCCACAGATAGGTCCCCCACAACGATGACCTTGGATATTTTAAATCTGTTGGACAGAGGAGTGGATGGACAGAGGGAG
The genomic region above belongs to Rattus rattus isolate New Zealand chromosome 9, Rrattus_CSIRO_v1, whole genome shotgun sequence and contains:
- the Rab34 gene encoding LOW QUALITY PROTEIN: ras-related protein Rab-34 (The sequence of the model RefSeq protein was modified relative to this genomic sequence to represent the inferred CDS: deleted 1 base in 1 codon; substituted 1 base at 1 genomic stop codon); translation: MSHVSGLESWREAPPLLGPLLSPFPLVGSRSCQMLRYNHRFPITSSVGXGPRKAADKMNILAPVRRDRVLAELPQCLKKEAALHVRKDFHPRVTCACQEHRTGTVGFKISKVIVVGDLSVGKTCLINRFCKDTFDKNYKATIGVDFEMERFEVLGVPFSLQLWDTAGQERFKCIASTYYRGAQAIIIVFNLNDVASLEHTKQWLADALKENDPSNVLLFLVGSKKDLSTPAQYSLMEKDALKVAQEIKAEYWAVSSLTGENVREFFFRVAALTFEANVLAELEKSGSRHIGDVVRINSDDKNLYLTASKKKATCCP